A single region of the Enterobacter cloacae complex sp. R_G8 genome encodes:
- the pgaA gene encoding poly-beta-1,6 N-acetyl-D-glucosamine export porin PgaA produces MERSLRFNTLFFYRAPKLLCLLLLFPILVQAAESVYDQQIQQARNGNYTSFLHYLQRYQQQHALTPEQVADWLQVASWAGRDDEVIQVWLRYNVYMPLPARGVAAAAQSWRNQKQWQPALALWKQACSFAPEHDDYRVGYIKTLADARMDQLALQEAQKQVTAHPSQINLETLAYVYLRQGKSWDRLLADTRALKSAPENKAQLSALIDDLNDNRVSTPALRLSQGIALPPAQRRQLELNAAAEQVRLADVPGRTEKERLRLAQAALNRYDALLARWQHEPQAAEDIIRARVDRLGALYAQGDYPQVIAEYHTLTSAHHPVPGWAIGWVISAYLQEQNADAALALLQKYPDYARNPQDEEHQLFYAWLDTGQYQAARQYVERITRHASWTRYDFGSPTAKPNDQWLIGQSLTFQYLLATNALPEAGALAHRLAATAPGNQGLQIDYAALLQARGLSRAAEQKLKMAEVLEPSNTELEKQQAYVAMDLQEWRQMELLTDDLLVRAPRDRSVQRLDRLRNVHHMSELRLNAGKGLHSDNPVSGTHDLNWDATLYGPPVADNWRLFGGTRFAEGKFDEGKGTSRHLVGGVEWRSRDIWLEAELSGNRYHGTSTPGARLSGQYSLNDRWQSGGSLERVSRTTPLRALRNGIRADRAEGWVRWYQNERREYQLSAAVSHFSDHNRRQEYTLTGKERLWQTPTLTLDLEPGISASTNSLRDTLYYNPERDLSATAALSVDHHLYRYYDTLWSQQLVAGAGGYWQKNQSAGAITLLGYGQRVQWNNVVDTGVMLNWDKRPYDGKRESNLSVTFDATLRF; encoded by the coding sequence ATGGAAAGATCACTTCGCTTCAATACTTTATTCTTTTACCGCGCCCCAAAATTATTGTGTCTGCTATTACTGTTTCCCATTCTGGTTCAGGCTGCCGAATCCGTATATGACCAACAGATTCAGCAGGCGCGTAATGGTAATTACACTTCGTTTCTCCATTACTTGCAGCGTTATCAACAACAGCATGCCCTGACGCCTGAACAAGTTGCAGACTGGCTGCAGGTTGCCTCCTGGGCAGGACGCGATGACGAGGTTATTCAGGTATGGTTGCGTTATAACGTCTATATGCCACTCCCCGCCCGTGGCGTTGCCGCAGCCGCGCAATCCTGGAGAAATCAAAAGCAGTGGCAACCTGCGCTCGCACTCTGGAAACAGGCCTGTAGCTTTGCACCGGAACATGACGACTACCGTGTCGGGTATATCAAAACGCTGGCCGATGCCCGCATGGATCAACTGGCCCTTCAGGAAGCGCAAAAGCAGGTAACAGCGCACCCCAGCCAGATAAACCTGGAGACGCTCGCCTATGTGTACTTACGCCAGGGGAAAAGCTGGGATCGTTTATTAGCGGACACCCGCGCCCTGAAGAGCGCCCCCGAGAATAAAGCACAGCTCAGTGCGCTCATCGACGACCTGAACGATAACCGGGTCAGTACGCCTGCCCTGCGGCTGTCACAGGGTATTGCTCTGCCTCCGGCACAACGACGCCAGCTTGAACTTAACGCCGCCGCCGAACAGGTACGCCTGGCTGATGTGCCTGGCCGTACGGAAAAAGAGCGCCTGCGTCTGGCGCAAGCCGCACTGAATCGCTATGACGCTCTGCTTGCCCGCTGGCAACACGAACCGCAGGCGGCAGAAGATATCATTCGCGCCCGCGTCGACCGCCTTGGTGCGCTGTATGCGCAGGGTGATTATCCGCAGGTGATCGCTGAATATCACACGCTGACGTCAGCGCACCATCCGGTGCCGGGCTGGGCAATCGGCTGGGTCATCTCCGCGTATCTGCAGGAGCAAAACGCCGATGCAGCCCTGGCACTCCTGCAAAAGTATCCTGACTATGCACGTAACCCGCAGGACGAAGAGCATCAGCTTTTCTATGCCTGGCTGGATACCGGGCAGTATCAGGCCGCCCGTCAGTATGTCGAGCGGATAACCCGTCACGCCTCCTGGACCCGCTACGATTTCGGTTCGCCAACCGCCAAACCCAACGATCAATGGCTTATCGGCCAGTCGCTCACGTTTCAGTATTTGCTGGCAACAAATGCCCTGCCGGAAGCCGGAGCACTGGCGCACCGTCTGGCCGCCACGGCGCCCGGCAATCAGGGGCTACAGATTGATTATGCCGCCCTGCTTCAGGCCCGCGGCCTGTCACGTGCGGCAGAGCAAAAGCTCAAAATGGCGGAAGTACTGGAGCCCTCAAATACAGAGCTGGAGAAGCAGCAGGCTTACGTCGCGATGGATCTGCAGGAGTGGCGACAAATGGAACTCCTGACCGACGATCTGCTCGTCCGTGCGCCACGCGATCGCAGCGTCCAGCGCCTGGACAGGCTCAGAAATGTACATCATATGTCTGAACTGCGTCTGAACGCAGGCAAGGGATTGCACTCCGACAACCCGGTCAGCGGGACTCACGATCTGAACTGGGACGCCACGCTCTATGGTCCACCAGTCGCCGATAACTGGCGACTGTTTGGCGGCACCCGCTTTGCAGAAGGCAAGTTTGACGAAGGTAAAGGCACCAGCCGCCATCTGGTTGGTGGCGTCGAATGGCGGTCCCGGGATATCTGGCTTGAAGCGGAGCTCTCCGGCAACCGTTATCACGGCACCAGCACACCTGGCGCTCGCCTCTCCGGTCAGTACAGTCTGAACGATCGCTGGCAATCTGGCGGCAGCCTCGAACGGGTATCACGCACCACGCCGTTGCGGGCGTTACGGAACGGGATCCGTGCAGACCGCGCGGAAGGCTGGGTGCGCTGGTATCAGAACGAGCGTCGCGAGTATCAACTCAGCGCCGCAGTCAGCCATTTTTCCGACCATAACCGCCGACAGGAGTACACCCTCACCGGCAAGGAGCGGCTCTGGCAAACGCCGACCCTGACGCTGGATCTTGAACCGGGCATCTCCGCCAGCACGAATAGCCTGCGGGATACGCTCTATTACAACCCCGAGCGGGATCTGTCCGCGACGGCTGCGTTGTCCGTCGATCATCATCTGTACCGCTATTACGACACCCTCTGGAGCCAGCAACTGGTCGCCGGAGCCGGAGGTTACTGGCAGAAAAATCAGTCCGCCGGCGCCATCACGCTGCTCGGCTACGGGCAACGCGTTCAATGGAACAACGTCGTCGATACCGGCGTGATGTTGAACTGGGATAAGCGCCCTTACGACGGTAAACGAGAAAGCAATCTCTCCGTCACCTTCGATGCGACTTTACGGTTTTAA
- a CDS encoding LuxR C-terminal-related transcriptional regulator, with translation MRIFFPDIILLDSIDRKIFDNSADEYSVLIDSRSPLRLYDYLIRHPARTRKTIGCVMLDMRHREENQLSMKMFMNTALPVADMASLFNLVLNMKGRRLTTKWLLNLRLSTHEAIMLRLLRAGMSMEEVAEELNTSIKSLYRTRTALSERLGAENFNEACLFIFKNKLLDGDGNDP, from the coding sequence ATGAGGATATTTTTTCCGGATATAATCCTGCTGGATTCGATTGACAGAAAGATATTTGATAACAGTGCAGATGAATATTCTGTGCTGATTGACAGTCGTTCACCGCTCCGTCTGTATGATTATCTGATACGCCATCCGGCCAGAACGAGAAAAACAATCGGCTGCGTGATGCTCGATATGCGGCACCGGGAGGAGAATCAGCTCAGCATGAAGATGTTTATGAATACTGCGCTTCCGGTGGCTGACATGGCGTCGTTGTTTAATCTGGTGCTGAATATGAAAGGCAGGCGTCTGACAACCAAATGGCTGCTTAACTTACGGCTGAGTACCCATGAAGCGATTATGCTGCGGCTGCTCAGGGCGGGCATGTCGATGGAAGAGGTGGCGGAGGAACTGAACACCTCGATTAAAAGTCTCTACCGCACGCGAACGGCGCTCTCTGAACGGCTGGGGGCGGAGAATTTTAACGAGGCGTGTTTGTTTATCTTTAAAAACAAACTGCTGGATGGAGATGGGAACGATCCCTGA
- a CDS encoding autotransporter domain-containing protein: MNNSTSHSLAVKTPLSRLYLALFSAPLLLLSPADFARAADAIFDGDTRITETLGYTGDVYVGRNQRGNLLIDNGKITAYNINIGRLFNGQIYESVVTVRGPNAELNAVNDQYVLRGDLNLGLGTLRVEEGALASAKEIVVGTTRGYDSHLIATGAGSRVTSNFLSVGPDLGARSTLAIEDGAALDTTYDARIGNGTGPDETDTLSPKATVTGSGSQWNVGRTLTLNGDLDVLNGGAVNVGGVQVAGVSGAGKTAELVIAGKGSRFTSDSSVSVGDYGNGVLSVIDGGSFSAGSNALIVGTSGSGSNRGALIIGSRGNMDTGTGITEPTLGTAGGAGTLDAKTAISLRGGLFGSYVFFNHTDENYVFSNKMSGEGEVINTSGQTTLNGDLSALQANVTARGGKVIIASNINTQPEDDIFEIQTLSAENGGTLILNATAGSDVSNGLGYSSAASIKAGGTLGGNGTLGQTEILSGGHISPGDGDIGTLTLKRYLNFVGESFYDVDIAGDGRSDQLLVSGKTTISDLAKVQVTALDPQTSYKTGQSYRILTSDGGIDGQFAGAISKSAFLDVALKQSTNAVDLTIAQKETGGENPGGENPGGENPGGENPGGENPGGENPGGENPGGENPGSGKPGIFQTVARSSNQWNTAGALSTLTQSGPSLALYNSLLVLSAPEAREAFNQLSGEVYPSMQSNLIAGSTQVFNVLNQRMQRAFDNDSLPIPPLAMSLVQQPEPQNNGVWGQTFSSWSRNSGDGNVGKLDGNTTGFLLGADRKLADHNVRVGGYFGYSRGDYDVDSRRSSTDTDNYHLGLYAAGQQDAFSLRGALGYTWHKIEGERNVDFSGFSDRLKSDYDANSLLAFTEAGYRFGQPEMNVEPFVNLSWIRLHTDSFREDGGAAALSVRNETMNTFYSTLGVRGVTALPKNVNLYGSLGWQHAYGDKNTSSRMAFAGSDAFITQGQTVDEDVMVGDIGVSVQLSRAATLDVGYQGQYGADTRVNSVNANLRWSF; this comes from the coding sequence GTGAATAACTCTACATCGCATTCTTTAGCGGTTAAGACGCCGCTTTCCAGACTTTACCTCGCTCTATTTTCCGCGCCGCTGTTACTGCTTTCACCTGCCGATTTCGCACGTGCAGCCGATGCCATTTTTGATGGTGACACGCGTATTACCGAAACGCTGGGTTACACCGGAGACGTTTACGTTGGACGCAATCAACGCGGAAACCTGCTGATCGATAATGGCAAAATCACCGCTTATAACATCAATATCGGCCGGCTGTTCAACGGCCAAATTTATGAAAGCGTGGTCACGGTCCGTGGGCCAAACGCTGAGCTTAACGCGGTGAACGATCAGTACGTCCTGCGCGGCGACCTGAATCTTGGCCTCGGCACCCTGCGAGTCGAAGAGGGCGCGCTGGCGAGTGCAAAAGAGATCGTTGTCGGCACCACCCGCGGCTACGACAGCCACCTTATCGCCACGGGTGCCGGCTCTCGCGTGACCAGTAATTTTCTTAGCGTAGGCCCCGATCTGGGCGCACGCTCCACGCTGGCGATTGAAGATGGCGCGGCGCTCGATACCACCTACGATGCGCGCATCGGCAATGGTACCGGGCCGGATGAAACCGACACGCTGAGCCCAAAAGCCACCGTCACGGGGAGCGGCTCACAGTGGAATGTTGGCCGTACGCTGACGCTGAATGGCGACCTGGACGTGCTGAACGGCGGAGCGGTTAACGTGGGCGGCGTGCAGGTGGCGGGCGTCTCCGGGGCTGGGAAAACCGCCGAGCTGGTTATTGCGGGCAAAGGCTCGCGCTTTACCAGCGACAGCAGCGTTAGCGTGGGCGATTATGGCAATGGCGTGCTGTCGGTTATTGACGGCGGTTCATTTTCCGCCGGCAGCAATGCGCTGATCGTGGGGACATCGGGCTCCGGTTCGAACCGGGGGGCGCTCATCATCGGCAGCCGCGGCAACATGGACACCGGCACGGGTATAACTGAGCCAACGCTTGGTACGGCAGGCGGCGCAGGGACCCTCGATGCGAAGACGGCAATCAGTCTGCGTGGCGGGCTATTCGGCAGCTATGTCTTCTTCAACCATACCGACGAAAACTACGTCTTCAGCAACAAGATGAGCGGCGAAGGTGAGGTGATCAATACCTCCGGGCAGACAACGCTGAACGGCGATCTTTCAGCGCTTCAGGCGAACGTGACCGCACGTGGTGGCAAAGTCATTATTGCCAGCAACATCAACACCCAGCCAGAAGACGATATTTTTGAGATTCAGACCCTTAGCGCTGAGAACGGCGGTACGCTGATCCTCAACGCGACGGCGGGTTCAGACGTCAGCAATGGGCTGGGTTACAGCAGCGCCGCGTCAATCAAGGCCGGCGGCACGCTGGGCGGCAACGGTACGCTGGGCCAGACCGAGATCCTGTCCGGTGGGCATATCTCACCAGGGGATGGCGATATCGGCACGCTGACGCTGAAACGCTATCTGAATTTTGTGGGCGAGTCTTTCTATGACGTTGATATCGCGGGAGATGGCCGCAGCGACCAACTGCTGGTATCGGGCAAAACCACCATCAGCGATCTGGCTAAAGTACAGGTCACCGCGCTGGATCCGCAAACCAGCTATAAAACGGGACAAAGCTATCGCATTTTAACTTCCGACGGGGGCATTGACGGTCAGTTCGCCGGAGCAATATCCAAATCCGCCTTCCTGGACGTGGCGCTCAAGCAGAGCACTAACGCCGTCGATCTGACCATCGCGCAGAAAGAGACCGGCGGCGAAAACCCGGGCGGTGAGAATCCAGGAGGAGAAAACCCTGGAGGCGAAAACCCTGGAGGCGAAAACCCGGGCGGTGAGAATCCGGGCGGTGAAAACCCCGGCGGAGAAAATCCTGGCAGCGGCAAGCCAGGGATTTTCCAGACCGTGGCCAGGAGCAGCAACCAGTGGAATACCGCCGGGGCGCTCTCCACGCTGACGCAAAGCGGCCCGTCGCTGGCGCTGTATAACTCGCTGCTGGTGCTGAGCGCGCCGGAAGCGCGCGAAGCGTTCAACCAACTCTCCGGTGAAGTGTATCCCTCGATGCAATCCAACCTGATCGCCGGCAGCACGCAGGTGTTTAACGTGTTAAACCAGCGGATGCAGCGCGCGTTTGATAACGACAGCCTGCCGATACCACCGCTAGCAATGTCGCTGGTGCAGCAGCCGGAGCCGCAAAACAATGGCGTCTGGGGCCAGACCTTCAGCTCCTGGAGCCGAAACAGCGGCGACGGTAACGTGGGCAAACTGGACGGCAACACCACCGGTTTCCTGCTGGGGGCAGATCGCAAGCTGGCGGACCATAACGTGCGTGTCGGTGGCTACTTCGGCTACAGCCGCGGGGATTACGACGTCGACAGCCGTCGTTCCTCAACGGATACCGACAACTATCACCTCGGCCTGTATGCAGCGGGTCAACAGGATGCGTTCTCCCTTCGCGGCGCGCTGGGTTACACCTGGCACAAGATCGAAGGCGAGCGCAACGTTGATTTCAGCGGCTTCTCGGATCGGCTGAAGTCAGATTACGACGCCAACTCGCTGCTGGCGTTCACCGAAGCGGGTTACCGTTTCGGCCAGCCAGAGATGAATGTCGAGCCCTTTGTTAACCTCTCCTGGATCCGACTGCATACCGACAGCTTCAGAGAGGACGGCGGTGCCGCCGCGCTGAGCGTACGTAATGAAACCATGAACACCTTCTATTCCACCCTCGGGGTGCGCGGTGTGACCGCGTTGCCGAAGAACGTTAACCTCTACGGTTCGTTGGGCTGGCAGCACGCCTATGGCGATAAGAATACCTCTTCGCGCATGGCGTTTGCGGGCAGCGACGCGTTCATTACTCAGGGTCAGACCGTGGATGAGGACGTGATGGTGGGTGATATCGGCGTGAGCGTGCAGCTGTCGCGTGCTGCGACGCTGGATGTGGGCTATCAGGGGCAATATGGTGCCGATACCCGCGTCAACTCGGTTAACGCTAATCTGCGCTGGTCGTTCTGA